One region of Bacillus pumilus genomic DNA includes:
- the flgB gene encoding flagellar basal body rod protein FlgB → MDIFSGTISNLENALGRANVKQKVISNNIANIDTPNYKSKNVAFHDMLNDASIKLDAKKTYQGHIDFSKTGSNYSVVSSNRTSYQENGNNVDIDQEMSELAKNQIQYNALVERMSGKFNSLKTVLTGGK, encoded by the coding sequence TTGGATATATTTTCTGGAACGATAAGCAACCTTGAGAATGCCTTGGGCAGAGCGAATGTTAAGCAAAAAGTCATAAGCAATAATATCGCGAATATAGACACACCGAACTACAAGTCGAAAAACGTCGCATTTCATGATATGCTAAACGATGCGTCGATCAAGTTAGATGCTAAAAAAACATACCAAGGTCACATTGATTTTTCTAAAACAGGGTCTAATTATTCAGTTGTTTCGAGCAACCGTACTTCATATCAAGAAAACGGAAATAATGTCGATATTGATCAAGAGATGAGTGAACTCGCTAAAAACCAAATTCAGTATAATGCGTTGGTTGAAAGAATGAGTGGAAAATTCAATTCTCTTAAAACAGTTTTGACAGGAGGTAAGTGA
- the flgC gene encoding flagellar basal body rod protein FlgC, whose amino-acid sequence MSIFSGVNASASALTAQRLRMDVVSSNLANMDTTRAKQVDGNWEPYRRKLVTLQPSGESFSSILNSNMNSSGKLGNGVKATKITEDETPFNLQYDPTNPDANENGYVQTPNVDPLKEMVDLISSSRSYEANVTALNANKSMLMKALEIGK is encoded by the coding sequence ATGTCAATTTTTTCAGGCGTTAACGCTTCGGCCTCTGCATTAACAGCACAGAGGCTCAGAATGGACGTTGTATCCTCTAACCTTGCAAATATGGATACAACAAGAGCGAAACAGGTTGATGGCAACTGGGAGCCTTATAGACGTAAGCTCGTCACATTACAGCCGTCAGGTGAATCGTTTTCATCTATATTAAACTCAAACATGAATTCGAGCGGTAAATTAGGAAACGGCGTGAAAGCAACGAAGATTACAGAAGACGAAACTCCATTCAACCTTCAATATGATCCTACAAATCCCGATGCCAATGAAAATGGATATGTTCAAACACCTAATGTTGATCCATTAAAGGAAATGGTTGACCTCATCAGCAGCTCAAGGTCATATGAAGCAAACGTGACCGCGCTAAATGCGAATAAAAGCATGTTGATGAAAGCTTTAGAAATAGGAAAGTAA